A window of Mycolicibacterium madagascariense genomic DNA:
CCGTTGGGTCCCAGCAGCGCCCAGTGCTCGCCTTCGTTCACGGTCAGCGAGATGCCGTCGATGATCTGCTTGCCGTCGCGCCGGAAGGTCACGTCGGCAAGCTGCAGAACGGGTTTCACCGGGATCGCAGTGTCGCGAGCGCCTTGTCGGCGTGGCTGTCCATGCTGATCTCGCTGGCGATGACGTCGAGCACGGTGCGGTCGGTGTCGATGACGAACGTGACGCGCTTGACGGGCATCAGCTTGCCGAGTAGCCCGCGCTTGACGCCGAACTGGGCCGCCACGGTGCCGTCGACGTCCGACAGCAGCGGGTAGTCGAACTGCTGCTGGTCGGCGAACGTGGCCTGCTTCTGCACGGCATCGGTGGAGATGCCGACGCGATGGGCC
This region includes:
- a CDS encoding peroxiredoxin, which codes for MKKGDRVDDFELPDQTGTVRSLTSLLADGPVVLFFYPAAMTPGCTKEACHFRDLASEFAAVGAHRVGISTDAVQKQATFADQQQFDYPLLSDVDGTVAAQFGVKRGLLGKLMPVKRVTFVIDTDRTVLDVIASEISMDSHADKALATLRSR